In Actinacidiphila yeochonensis CN732, a genomic segment contains:
- a CDS encoding SDR family NAD(P)-dependent oxidoreductase — protein sequence MTLALEGKVAVVTGGASGVGLGIAQEFVDQGATVVITDLRQDQIDAAVAAIGPKASGVVADVSKLADMKAMYAEVIARHGRLDTVVANAGIGAHAPLEAITEEEFDRTFDVNVKGVLFTVQPAVPLLPSGGTITVIGSTASIQPPRGMSMYAGAKAAVRNCVRVWIQDVKGSGIRINVLSPGAVDTESLRRALAMAQGADAVDAAVRAMGEGNPTGRIAAPREMGKAAAFLASDASSFVTGVELFVDGGMAQV from the coding sequence ATGACTCTCGCACTCGAAGGCAAGGTCGCCGTCGTCACCGGCGGAGCGTCCGGGGTCGGCCTGGGCATCGCCCAGGAGTTCGTGGACCAGGGCGCGACCGTCGTCATCACCGATCTGCGGCAGGACCAGATCGACGCGGCGGTCGCCGCGATCGGGCCGAAGGCGTCCGGTGTGGTCGCCGACGTCTCGAAGCTCGCGGACATGAAGGCGATGTACGCCGAGGTCATCGCCCGGCACGGACGGCTCGACACGGTGGTGGCCAACGCCGGTATCGGGGCCCACGCCCCCCTCGAAGCCATCACCGAGGAGGAGTTCGACCGGACCTTCGACGTCAACGTCAAGGGCGTCCTGTTCACCGTGCAGCCGGCCGTCCCGCTGCTGCCCAGCGGCGGAACCATCACCGTCATCGGATCGACGGCCTCGATCCAGCCCCCGCGCGGGATGAGCATGTACGCCGGCGCGAAGGCCGCGGTGCGCAACTGCGTCCGGGTCTGGATCCAGGACGTCAAGGGCTCCGGCATCAGGATCAACGTCCTGAGCCCGGGCGCGGTCGACACCGAGTCCCTGCGGCGCGCGCTGGCCATGGCGCAGGGCGCCGACGCGGTCGACGCCGCGGTCAGGGCCATGGGGGAGGGCAACCCGACCGGCCGGATCGCGGCCCCCCGCGAGATGGGCAAGGCCGCGGCCTTCCTCGCCAGCGACGCCTCCAGCTTCGTCACCGGCGTGGAGCTCTTCGTCGACGGAGGCATGGCCCAGGTCTGA
- a CDS encoding TetR/AcrR family transcriptional regulator, with amino-acid sequence MSTGTGRPLRADAQRNRDKILSTASRVFAEQGLDAHLEHIAKEAGVGTATLYRNFPTRELLIEAAYRNELARLCDAAPRLLADLPPREALRDWMGRFIDYATAKLGMAEALRAVVESGVNPYAHSRELMLEALTALMAAGASAGTIRSDISATDMFAALTGIALASGKPDQRDQAERLLDLTLDGLSGNAK; translated from the coding sequence ATGAGTACGGGCACAGGGCGTCCGCTGAGAGCCGACGCCCAGCGGAACCGGGACAAGATCCTGTCCACCGCGTCACGCGTCTTCGCGGAACAGGGACTCGACGCCCACCTTGAGCACATCGCCAAGGAGGCGGGCGTGGGCACGGCCACCCTCTACCGGAACTTCCCCACCCGGGAACTCCTCATCGAGGCCGCCTACCGCAACGAACTCGCCCGGCTGTGCGACGCGGCCCCGAGGCTGCTGGCGGACCTGCCGCCGCGCGAGGCCCTACGCGACTGGATGGGGCGCTTCATCGACTACGCCACCGCCAAGCTGGGCATGGCCGAGGCCCTTCGGGCGGTCGTCGAGTCCGGCGTCAACCCCTACGCGCACAGCCGCGAGCTGATGCTGGAAGCGCTCACCGCGCTCATGGCCGCCGGTGCCAGCGCCGGGACGATCCGCTCGGACATCAGCGCGACCGACATGTTCGCCGCGCTGACCGGAATCGCCCTCGCCTCCGGGAAGCCCGACCAGCGCGACCAGGCCGAACGCCTTCTCGACCTCACGCTGGACGGCCTGAGCGGCAACGCGAAGTGA
- a CDS encoding carbohydrate ABC transporter permease, which translates to MPRIPSQRSPMAQPRSFVWTRRVVLTLLLAFVLVPVYVMLSSSMKNLQDVQGSFQWIPHHLTLRPYVDIWKTIPLAHYFVNSLIVSVSATLFSVAVAIFASYGVSRYRFPGRRLFTVTVLSTQMFPGILFLLPLYLIFVNIGNSTGITLNGSRLGLIITYLTFSLPFSIWMLVGYFDSIPRDLDEAAKVDGCGPMGALFRVVVPAAVPGIVAVCVYAFMTAWGEVLFASVMTNQSTRTLAVGLREYATQNDVYWNQVMAASLVVSVPVVAGFLLLQRYLVAGLTAGAVK; encoded by the coding sequence ATGCCTAGGATCCCCTCGCAGCGGTCTCCGATGGCGCAGCCGCGGTCCTTCGTCTGGACCCGGCGGGTGGTGCTGACCCTGCTGCTGGCCTTCGTGCTGGTGCCGGTCTACGTGATGCTCAGCTCGTCGATGAAGAACCTCCAGGACGTGCAGGGCTCCTTCCAGTGGATACCCCACCACCTGACGCTGCGCCCGTACGTCGACATCTGGAAGACGATCCCGCTCGCGCACTACTTCGTGAACTCGCTGATCGTCTCGGTCAGCGCGACCCTCTTCTCGGTGGCGGTGGCGATCTTCGCCTCCTACGGCGTCAGCCGGTACCGCTTCCCGGGACGGCGGCTGTTCACGGTGACGGTGCTGTCGACGCAGATGTTCCCGGGCATCCTCTTCCTGCTGCCGCTGTACCTGATCTTCGTCAACATCGGCAACTCCACGGGCATCACGCTCAACGGCAGCCGGCTCGGCCTGATCATCACCTACCTGACCTTCTCGCTGCCGTTCTCGATCTGGATGCTGGTCGGCTACTTCGACTCGATCCCGCGGGACCTGGACGAGGCGGCGAAGGTCGACGGGTGCGGGCCGATGGGGGCGCTCTTCCGTGTCGTCGTGCCGGCCGCCGTCCCCGGCATCGTCGCGGTGTGCGTCTACGCCTTCATGACCGCCTGGGGTGAAGTGCTCTTCGCCTCCGTCATGACCAACCAGTCCACCCGCACACTGGCCGTGGGCCTGCGCGAGTACGCCACCCAGAACGACGTCTACTGGAACCAGGTCATGGCCGCGTCCCTCGTGGTGAGCGTGCCGGTCGTCGCCGGGTTCCTGCTCCTCCAGCGTTACCTCGTCGCCGGCCTCACCGCCGGTGCCGTCAAGTGA
- a CDS encoding MFS transporter: MLVAQLMLTLDTTIVNVALPRISTDLGFGPSSLSWVLNAYTLAFGGLLLLGGRLGDTFGRLRVFEIGLAVFTASSLLGGLAQSPASLIAARAAQGVGAALAAPGVLALVTTSARDEAGRNRALALFSAVGVGGGTLGLVLGGLVTEYGSWRWTMFVNVPIGVAVLASARRFVTETPRNRGRFDVVGAVAATGAAVAVVWSLIGAPDHGWTSPRTIGGLAAGAVLLAVLAVTEGRVAHPLLRPDLLRSGRRIGGLVIVTLVFGSQISTFFLVVQYVQQVLDLTPLKAGLAFLPMTVGIFALSRVTPRLVGRFGQAPLLVLGTIGLTGSFAWLSDLGTSSGYFPAVFGPLLLNGVSAGLTFMPAASLVVGGVRPEHAGSASGLLQTTQQLGGAIGLAVVVSVYAAGAEPGEFVPGARAAFLTTAAFTLTAFVVTVLTLLPTRRRAAAQGA; encoded by the coding sequence GTGCTCGTCGCACAGCTGATGCTGACCCTCGACACCACCATCGTGAACGTCGCCCTGCCCAGGATCAGCACGGACCTCGGGTTCGGCCCGTCGTCCCTGTCGTGGGTCCTCAACGCCTACACCCTGGCCTTCGGCGGACTGCTGCTCCTGGGCGGACGGCTCGGGGACACCTTCGGACGGCTGCGGGTCTTCGAGATCGGCCTCGCCGTCTTCACCGCCTCCTCCCTCCTCGGCGGCCTCGCGCAGTCCCCGGCGTCGCTGATCGCGGCCCGGGCGGCCCAGGGCGTCGGCGCGGCCCTGGCGGCGCCGGGTGTCCTGGCCCTGGTCACCACCAGCGCCCGTGACGAAGCGGGCAGGAACCGCGCGCTGGCTCTCTTCTCAGCCGTCGGCGTCGGCGGCGGCACGCTGGGGCTGGTGCTCGGCGGCCTGGTCACCGAGTACGGCTCGTGGCGCTGGACCATGTTCGTCAACGTCCCGATCGGCGTCGCCGTCCTCGCCTCGGCCCGGCGGTTCGTCACCGAGACCCCCCGGAACCGGGGCCGCTTCGACGTGGTCGGCGCCGTCGCCGCGACCGGAGCGGCGGTGGCGGTGGTCTGGTCGCTGATCGGAGCCCCCGACCACGGCTGGACGTCTCCGCGGACCATCGGCGGACTGGCGGCGGGCGCCGTGCTCCTGGCCGTGCTGGCCGTGACCGAGGGCCGCGTCGCGCACCCCCTCCTCCGCCCGGACCTGCTCCGCAGCGGGCGCAGGATCGGCGGCCTGGTGATCGTCACCCTGGTCTTCGGGTCCCAGATCTCGACGTTCTTCCTGGTCGTCCAGTACGTCCAGCAGGTACTCGACCTCACTCCGCTCAAGGCCGGCCTGGCGTTCCTGCCGATGACCGTCGGCATCTTCGCCCTCTCCCGCGTCACCCCCCGGCTGGTGGGACGCTTCGGACAGGCGCCCCTCCTCGTACTCGGCACGATCGGTCTGACCGGCAGCTTCGCCTGGCTCAGCGACCTCGGCACCTCCAGCGGCTACTTCCCGGCCGTCTTCGGCCCGCTGCTGCTCAACGGAGTCTCGGCCGGACTGACCTTCATGCCCGCGGCCTCCCTGGTCGTCGGCGGTGTCAGGCCCGAGCACGCCGGCTCCGCCTCGGGCCTGCTCCAGACCACCCAGCAGCTCGGCGGCGCCATCGGGCTCGCCGTGGTCGTCTCGGTCTACGCCGCGGGCGCGGAACCCGGCGAATTCGTACCCGGTGCCCGCGCCGCGTTCCTGACCACGGCCGCGTTCACCCTCACGGCGTTCGTCGTCACCGTGCTCACCCTGCTCCCTACCCGGCGGCGCGCAGCGGCACAGGGCGCCTGA
- the allB gene encoding allantoinase AllB — protein sequence MAEDLVLRSTRVVTPEGERPAVVVVADGTIAAVLPYGAPPPGARVTDLGTDALLPGLVDTHVHVNDPGRAEWEGFASATAAAVAGGVTTLVDMPLNSLPPTTTAAHLEVKRAAARGRVHTDTGFWGGAVPGNTAELEALYDAGVFGFKCFLLDSGVPEFPPLEHGQLARVMAELARLGGLLIVHAEDPALIGAAPVPRGPAYADFLASRPPAAEERAVAGLLELAAEFGTRVHVLHLSSASVLPLLADARRAGLPVTAETCPHFLTLAAEQIPDGATEFKCCPPIREAANQDALWQALADGLVDCVVSDHSPATVELKRPPGGDFGAAWGGISSLQLGLPAVWTEARRRGHGLADVARWMAEGPARLAGMDGKGAIAPGRDADLAVLDPDADFTVDPARLHHRNPVTAYAGRTLRGVVRATYLRGRLVARDGAPVARAPGEGPAGRLIRRPAGGSA from the coding sequence GTGGCGGAGGACCTGGTGCTGCGCTCGACACGGGTGGTGACCCCGGAGGGCGAGCGCCCGGCCGTCGTGGTCGTGGCGGACGGGACGATCGCGGCCGTACTGCCGTACGGGGCGCCGCCACCGGGCGCGCGGGTGACGGACCTCGGGACGGACGCGCTGCTGCCGGGCCTGGTCGACACCCACGTGCACGTCAACGACCCGGGCCGGGCCGAGTGGGAGGGCTTCGCCTCCGCCACCGCGGCCGCCGTGGCCGGCGGTGTGACCACCCTCGTCGACATGCCGCTCAACAGCCTCCCGCCCACCACCACCGCGGCCCACCTGGAGGTCAAGCGGGCCGCCGCCCGCGGCCGGGTGCACACCGACACCGGCTTCTGGGGCGGCGCGGTGCCCGGCAACACCGCCGAGCTCGAAGCCCTCTACGACGCGGGGGTGTTCGGGTTCAAGTGCTTCCTGCTGGACTCCGGTGTGCCCGAGTTCCCGCCCCTCGAACACGGCCAGTTGGCGCGGGTGATGGCCGAACTCGCCCGCCTCGGCGGCCTGCTGATCGTGCACGCCGAGGACCCGGCCCTGATCGGCGCGGCGCCCGTCCCGCGCGGCCCGGCCTACGCGGACTTCCTCGCATCGCGGCCGCCCGCCGCCGAGGAGCGCGCCGTGGCCGGACTGCTGGAACTGGCGGCCGAGTTCGGAACCCGCGTGCACGTGCTGCACCTGTCCTCCGCCTCGGTGCTGCCGCTGCTCGCCGACGCCCGGCGCGCCGGTCTGCCCGTGACGGCGGAGACCTGCCCGCACTTCCTCACTCTGGCCGCCGAGCAGATCCCGGACGGCGCCACGGAGTTCAAGTGCTGCCCGCCGATACGCGAGGCCGCCAACCAGGACGCGCTGTGGCAGGCGCTGGCCGACGGGCTGGTCGACTGCGTGGTCTCCGACCACTCCCCGGCCACCGTGGAGTTGAAGCGCCCGCCCGGCGGGGACTTCGGAGCCGCCTGGGGCGGTATCTCCTCGCTCCAGCTCGGTCTGCCCGCGGTGTGGACGGAGGCGCGCCGCCGCGGCCACGGCCTGGCCGACGTGGCCCGGTGGATGGCCGAGGGTCCGGCGCGGCTGGCGGGGATGGACGGCAAGGGCGCCATCGCGCCCGGCCGGGACGCCGATCTCGCCGTGCTCGACCCGGACGCGGACTTCACCGTGGACCCGGCCCGACTGCACCACCGCAACCCGGTCACCGCCTACGCTGGCCGCACCCTGCGCGGGGTGGTCCGGGCGACGTACCTGCGCGGCCGGCTGGTCGCGCGGGACGGGGCGCCGGTGGCGCGGGCCCCGGGGGAGGGCCCCGCCGGCAGGCTCATCCGACGGCCGGCCGGCGGGAGCGCGTGA
- a CDS encoding serine/threonine protein kinase encodes MAAAHAGPVFFRGPLFGPVAECDPAVVAGHRVTARLGSGPRHVTFLAYTPGGQPVALTVHTPGPDAGPDFAARFHHAAQAAGQVCEPHAVPVLGSGREGDRYWTATPYVPALPLRAAVAGGGPLPTGVVLRLVAGLAQALQAVHHAGGVHGGLRPAHVLLAQDGPRLKAHGLAWLTEAAPGTGVVAEGASVAEHGDGDFTLEAPVGKGGRQGGARPGATASGQAVPNSGVGGPGSRLSVNGAGAQPSSGPSPSSGLDSGSGSGSGSGSGAGEGPGWVEGSGECRCEAVAFRSPEQAAGRPATPATDVFALGQIAAYASIGRAPFGDGSRVQQAEPDLNELPGELREIVTRCLIKDPGLRPSTAQILTMCGQAAPKSAPSSWLPPALMTAVLATIPPPASLPGTPAPAGAAPAPPAAPLLPVAPGGPGPHQAPGNPALGNPAPGVPGQPPGGFLRHPQQWPRAPYVHVPLPLPRRRRSAAGVVAVVALAAVTVTAAVVFGRGGDDTSPVAGVPTPPGSTPTGGTPGGSGAAPSRNDSAAYAGMRLPAGDALALGTSPPTLRSGTYNGDFGLTPDGSAFAVDDRHALVLVGTRPVGTPDSRAACQAAQAQRVLRIPGTVLAEGSRVCVLSSDGTLTAMVTIRQLSSVQGGTPTAVLDLTVWQTESTPAPSPGGSGPPAEGQGAEDPVGSGRESGSPGGGSVTGRSVDFPANSADRLARTPRLGVD; translated from the coding sequence ATGGCCGCAGCGCACGCCGGGCCGGTCTTCTTCCGGGGGCCGCTCTTCGGACCGGTCGCCGAGTGCGACCCGGCCGTCGTCGCCGGACACCGTGTCACCGCGCGCCTGGGGTCGGGCCCTCGCCACGTCACCTTCCTGGCCTACACGCCCGGTGGGCAGCCCGTGGCGCTCACCGTCCACACCCCCGGGCCGGACGCCGGACCTGACTTCGCCGCCCGCTTCCACCACGCCGCCCAGGCCGCCGGGCAGGTGTGCGAACCCCACGCGGTGCCGGTCCTCGGCAGCGGCAGGGAGGGTGACCGCTACTGGACGGCCACCCCGTACGTGCCCGCGCTTCCGCTTCGGGCGGCGGTGGCGGGCGGCGGGCCGCTGCCCACCGGGGTGGTGCTGCGGCTGGTCGCCGGGCTCGCCCAGGCGCTCCAGGCCGTGCACCACGCCGGCGGCGTGCACGGCGGGCTGCGACCGGCACACGTGCTGCTCGCGCAGGACGGACCGCGGCTCAAGGCGCACGGCCTGGCGTGGCTGACCGAGGCGGCGCCGGGGACGGGGGTGGTGGCCGAAGGGGCCTCCGTCGCCGAACACGGCGACGGCGACTTCACGTTGGAGGCACCGGTCGGGAAGGGAGGCCGCCAGGGCGGCGCACGGCCCGGCGCGACAGCGTCCGGCCAGGCCGTTCCCAACTCCGGCGTGGGTGGGCCGGGTTCGCGCCTGTCAGTCAACGGCGCCGGTGCGCAGCCGAGTTCTGGCCCCAGCCCGAGTTCTGGCCTGGATTCGGGTTCCGGCTCGGGTTCCGGCTCGGGTTCCGGCGCGGGGGAGGGTCCGGGCTGGGTGGAGGGATCTGGCGAATGCCGCTGTGAGGCCGTCGCGTTCCGGTCCCCGGAACAGGCGGCGGGGCGTCCGGCCACCCCGGCCACGGACGTCTTCGCGCTGGGCCAGATAGCCGCTTACGCCTCGATCGGCCGAGCGCCCTTCGGTGACGGCTCACGGGTCCAGCAGGCCGAGCCCGACCTGAACGAACTCCCGGGCGAGCTGCGGGAGATCGTCACCCGATGCCTGATCAAGGACCCGGGGCTGCGGCCGTCGACCGCCCAGATCCTCACGATGTGCGGCCAGGCGGCGCCCAAGTCCGCGCCGTCCTCCTGGCTGCCGCCGGCGCTGATGACCGCGGTCCTCGCCACCATCCCGCCGCCCGCCTCGCTCCCGGGCACGCCCGCACCCGCCGGGGCCGCACCGGCGCCGCCCGCGGCCCCGCTGCTCCCGGTCGCGCCGGGCGGTCCGGGCCCGCATCAGGCGCCCGGCAACCCGGCACTCGGAAACCCGGCGCCCGGCGTGCCCGGACAGCCTCCCGGTGGCTTCCTGCGGCACCCCCAGCAGTGGCCGCGCGCGCCCTACGTGCACGTCCCGCTGCCGCTGCCCAGGCGGCGGCGGAGCGCGGCCGGCGTGGTGGCGGTGGTCGCGCTGGCCGCGGTGACCGTCACGGCCGCGGTGGTGTTCGGCCGCGGCGGCGACGACACGTCGCCGGTGGCCGGGGTGCCCACACCCCCCGGCAGTACGCCCACCGGCGGCACGCCCGGCGGGAGCGGCGCCGCGCCCTCGCGGAACGACAGCGCGGCCTACGCCGGGATGCGGCTGCCCGCAGGGGACGCGCTGGCTCTCGGCACCTCACCGCCGACCCTGCGGTCCGGTACCTACAACGGCGACTTCGGGCTCACCCCGGACGGCAGCGCGTTCGCCGTGGACGACCGGCACGCCCTGGTGCTGGTCGGCACCCGCCCGGTCGGCACCCCCGACAGCCGGGCCGCGTGCCAGGCCGCGCAGGCGCAGCGGGTGCTGCGGATACCCGGCACGGTCCTCGCCGAGGGGTCGCGGGTCTGCGTGCTGAGCTCGGACGGTACCCTCACCGCCATGGTGACGATCCGTCAGCTATCATCTGTGCAGGGTGGCACGCCGACGGCCGTGCTGGATCTGACGGTGTGGCAGACGGAGTCGACACCCGCGCCCTCCCCTGGTGGCAGCGGTCCGCCCGCGGAAGGGCAGGGAGCCGAAGACCCGGTGGGCAGTGGTCGGGAGTCGGGGAGTCCCGGTGGCGGGTCCGTGACGGGGAGGAGTGTGGATTTCCCCGCCAATTCAGCGGACCGGCTGGCGCGGACGCCGCGCCTTGGCGTTGACTGA
- a CDS encoding GH1 family beta-glucosidase — MNDLSALPADFVWGAATSAYQIEGAVDEDGRTPSIWDTFSHTPGMVDNGDTGDTACDHYHRWPEDLELMKSLGLDGYRFSIAWPRVLPQGSGPVNPAGLAFYDRLVDSLLEAGITPNATIYHWDLPQALQDKGGWPERETAERYGEYAAVVAGALGDRVKDWATFNEPLCSAWIGHLEGRMAPGWTDLTAAVRTSVHLHVGHGLAVQALRAAHSDLRIGIVNNLSPCVPATDREEDVAAARRADGHTNRWWLDPVFGRGYPQDMVEVYGVDLPLKDGDLESISAPLDWVGLNYYFPQTIVDDPTGPAPYAKMAYLPDLPRTAMDWEVNADGLEQLLVRLHEEYAAPRILITENGSSYRDVVGPDGQVHDPERTQYLEDHLAACARAAERGVPVGGYYCWSLMDNFEWAYGYDKRFGLVHVDYDTQKRTVKTSGRRYADLIAAHRRRVRRAA; from the coding sequence GTGAACGACCTGAGCGCTCTGCCGGCCGACTTCGTCTGGGGTGCGGCCACCTCCGCGTACCAGATCGAGGGCGCGGTGGACGAGGACGGCCGGACCCCGTCCATCTGGGACACCTTCTCCCACACCCCCGGGATGGTCGACAACGGCGACACCGGCGACACCGCCTGCGACCACTACCACCGGTGGCCCGAGGACCTCGAACTCATGAAGTCCCTGGGCCTGGACGGCTACCGGTTCTCCATCGCCTGGCCGCGCGTCCTCCCGCAGGGCTCCGGCCCGGTGAACCCGGCCGGCCTGGCCTTCTACGACCGGCTGGTGGACTCGCTGCTGGAGGCGGGGATCACCCCCAACGCCACCATCTACCACTGGGACCTGCCGCAGGCCCTCCAGGACAAGGGCGGCTGGCCCGAGCGGGAGACGGCGGAGCGGTACGGCGAGTACGCGGCCGTGGTCGCGGGCGCGCTGGGCGACCGGGTCAAGGACTGGGCGACGTTCAACGAGCCGCTGTGCTCGGCGTGGATCGGCCACCTGGAGGGCCGGATGGCGCCGGGCTGGACGGACCTGACCGCGGCCGTGCGCACCTCCGTCCACCTGCACGTCGGCCACGGGCTGGCCGTCCAGGCGCTGCGCGCGGCCCACTCCGACCTGCGCATCGGCATCGTCAACAACCTCAGCCCCTGCGTGCCGGCCACCGACCGCGAGGAGGACGTCGCCGCCGCCCGCCGCGCCGACGGCCACACCAACCGCTGGTGGCTGGACCCGGTCTTCGGGCGCGGCTACCCGCAGGACATGGTGGAGGTCTACGGCGTCGACCTGCCGCTCAAGGACGGCGACCTGGAGTCGATCTCCGCCCCGCTGGACTGGGTCGGGCTCAACTACTACTTCCCGCAGACCATCGTCGACGACCCGACCGGCCCCGCGCCCTACGCCAAGATGGCGTACCTGCCGGACCTGCCGCGCACGGCGATGGACTGGGAGGTCAACGCCGACGGACTGGAGCAGCTGCTGGTCCGGCTGCACGAGGAGTACGCCGCGCCGCGCATCCTGATCACCGAGAACGGCTCGTCGTACCGCGACGTGGTCGGCCCCGACGGCCAGGTCCACGACCCGGAGCGCACCCAGTACCTGGAGGACCACCTCGCCGCCTGCGCCCGCGCGGCCGAGCGCGGCGTGCCGGTGGGCGGCTACTACTGCTGGTCGCTGATGGACAACTTCGAGTGGGCGTACGGCTACGACAAGCGCTTCGGCCTGGTCCACGTCGACTACGACACCCAGAAGCGGACCGTCAAGACCAGCGGGCGGCGCTACGCGGACCTGATCGCCGCGCACCGCCGCCGGGTGCGCCGGGCGGCCTGA
- a CDS encoding DUF5955 family protein gives MGESYVLDGERSGTSGAGGPAQELREAVQRLGRALLVHPPGQPDRAVAEDALAALAREAEAEAAGRPLSPADRAAGVDGTDGVHGVDAERMHHLLLLVAAAVGSISALAEPLERLRRAVERLAPPRVLDPLPGPASR, from the coding sequence GTGGGGGAGTCGTACGTGCTCGATGGTGAGCGCAGCGGAACGTCCGGTGCGGGCGGACCGGCGCAGGAGCTGCGCGAGGCGGTGCAGCGGCTCGGCCGCGCCCTGCTCGTGCACCCGCCGGGCCAGCCGGACCGCGCGGTGGCCGAGGACGCGCTGGCGGCCCTGGCCCGCGAGGCCGAGGCGGAGGCCGCCGGGAGGCCGCTGAGCCCGGCGGACAGGGCGGCCGGGGTGGATGGGACGGACGGGGTGCATGGCGTGGACGCCGAACGGATGCACCATCTCCTCCTGCTGGTGGCCGCGGCCGTCGGGTCGATCAGCGCGCTCGCCGAGCCGCTGGAACGGCTGCGGCGGGCCGTGGAGCGGCTGGCCCCGCCGAGGGTGCTGGACCCGCTGCCCGGACCGGCCTCCCGCTGA
- a CDS encoding carbohydrate ABC transporter permease, with the protein MAATAPPRSAPEAGSDSGKPAGRGRLRPRIPARLRQLSLPYLLLLPALALELLIHIVPMIVGIVISFKGLTLFFIRNWKSAPWTGFDNYKVAVKIHQPIGQALLHSFWVTIAFTVLSVAFSWLIGTAAAILMQDTFRGRAVLRAIFLVPYALPVYAAVITWTFMFQQETGLVNHVLHDQLHLTSDKPFWLIGGNSFWALVIVSVWKSWPFAFLALMAGLQNIPRELYEAAAMDGAGVWQQIRKITLPSLRPVNQVLVLVLFLWTFNDFNTPYVMFGQAAPHQADLISIHIYQSSFITWNFGSGSAMSVLLLLFLLLVTAVYLLLTSRKRGDADA; encoded by the coding sequence ATGGCTGCCACCGCCCCTCCCAGGAGCGCCCCCGAGGCCGGTTCCGACAGCGGCAAGCCCGCTGGCCGGGGCCGGCTCCGGCCGCGTATCCCCGCCCGCCTGCGCCAGCTCAGCCTGCCCTACCTGCTGCTGCTGCCCGCCCTCGCGCTTGAACTCCTGATCCACATCGTGCCGATGATCGTCGGCATCGTGATCAGCTTCAAGGGCCTGACGCTCTTCTTCATCCGCAACTGGAAGAGCGCCCCCTGGACCGGATTCGACAACTACAAAGTCGCGGTCAAGATCCATCAGCCCATCGGCCAGGCGCTGCTGCACTCGTTCTGGGTGACGATCGCGTTCACGGTCCTGTCCGTGGCGTTCTCCTGGCTGATCGGCACCGCCGCCGCGATCCTCATGCAGGACACGTTCCGCGGCCGGGCCGTGCTGCGCGCCATCTTCCTGGTGCCGTACGCACTGCCCGTCTACGCGGCCGTGATCACCTGGACGTTCATGTTCCAGCAGGAAACCGGCCTGGTGAACCACGTCCTGCACGACCAGCTCCACCTCACCTCCGACAAGCCGTTCTGGCTGATCGGCGGCAACAGCTTCTGGGCGCTGGTCATCGTCTCGGTGTGGAAGTCCTGGCCGTTCGCCTTCCTGGCGCTGATGGCCGGCCTGCAGAACATCCCGCGCGAGCTGTACGAGGCCGCCGCCATGGACGGCGCCGGCGTCTGGCAGCAGATCCGCAAGATCACGCTCCCGTCGCTGCGCCCGGTCAACCAGGTGCTGGTCCTGGTGCTGTTCCTGTGGACCTTCAACGACTTCAACACGCCGTACGTGATGTTCGGCCAGGCCGCCCCGCACCAGGCCGACCTGATCTCGATCCACATCTACCAGTCGTCGTTCATCACCTGGAACTTCGGCAGCGGCTCGGCGATGTCCGTCCTGCTGCTGCTCTTCCTGCTCCTGGTGACGGCGGTCTACCTGCTCCTCACGTCCCGGAAGCGAGGCGACGCCGATGCCTAG